In Mesorhizobium onobrychidis, the following are encoded in one genomic region:
- a CDS encoding type IV secretion system protein VirB3 has protein sequence MAEHQDEKPLVTPLVIGLTRSPTLWGVPYMAVIIIVGITIIGWLGTNSLWALLVAPVSYLFLFSLCTWDSKILDVLQVASRKTPRTPNKTFWGANSYGP, from the coding sequence ATGGCTGAGCACCAGGACGAAAAGCCTCTGGTGACCCCGTTGGTGATCGGACTAACCCGGTCACCAACGCTGTGGGGCGTGCCGTACATGGCCGTCATCATCATCGTCGGCATAACCATCATCGGCTGGCTTGGGACGAATTCGCTGTGGGCGCTCCTGGTAGCTCCGGTGAGCTACCTCTTCCTGTTTTCGCTCTGCACTTGGGATAGCAAGATTCTTGACGTGTTGCAGGTGGCGTCCCGGAAGACTCCGCGGACGCCCAATAAGACATTTTGGGGAGCCAACTCATATGGGCCGTAA
- a CDS encoding thermonuclease family protein, whose amino-acid sequence MRRAAIYLAAVLTSGEINAAPAGYFDLQPGVTLESGDTWVADGNRYRLYGVQSCLRGTTYTDKTGQKRDCGDASLAVFSAYIKDTRPVCAPVAKTANTAYVVCYATVGKDRLDLATMMVTSGYAFAALNAEGLPFHPPYAVAEQSAREQRAGLWQFEDVQHPAILLSRLANERAKKAK is encoded by the coding sequence ATGAGAAGGGCCGCGATTTATCTAGCGGCAGTCCTCACATCAGGAGAGATCAATGCCGCGCCTGCGGGATACTTCGATCTTCAACCTGGCGTGACGCTCGAATCCGGCGACACATGGGTTGCCGACGGCAACCGCTATCGTCTCTACGGTGTGCAATCTTGCCTTCGCGGCACCACTTACACCGACAAGACAGGCCAAAAGCGAGATTGCGGCGATGCCTCGCTCGCCGTTTTCTCCGCCTACATCAAAGACACCCGACCGGTTTGTGCGCCTGTCGCGAAGACCGCCAATACGGCTTACGTCGTCTGCTACGCCACAGTCGGCAAGGACAGACTTGACCTTGCGACCATGATGGTCACTAGCGGATATGCCTTCGCTGCCCTCAATGCCGAAGGGCTGCCGTTTCACCCTCCCTATGCCGTTGCCGAACAAAGCGCCCGAGAGCAACGGGCCGGTCTGTGGCAGTTCGAAGACGTTCAGCACCCGGCCATCCTCTTGAGCAGGTTGGCAAACGAACGCGCCAAGAAAGCGAAGTAA
- a CDS encoding lytic transglycosylase domain-containing protein, translated as MAADSRIVLLIGVAALSTLGGGASQGGEILKRAPKQHASISNQGSPAALSETAITAIFDRRWSSPESDFVLGADGVVLSEPAAKKAAMTSNHIGNTSSAQRAKEDKSVDADLVRSATGAISHNGIIVPDKQDTENVRQCGPSPLSASETKTLVVESARRHKVDEVFATAIAWAESGFDRIRNSEKGARGPMQLIPATAAQFGVRDVCDPAENIEGGMKYLRVLLDEFQNPLLVAAAYNAGERRIYEYGGIPPFRETVGYVAKVVNYQLGLPMPATTGKSPADASEAIADAGDDRDVGVIAVKKTGRFVGGVMHF; from the coding sequence ATGGCAGCTGATTCACGCATCGTTCTGCTGATAGGTGTAGCGGCGCTTTCGACCTTGGGAGGAGGAGCATCCCAGGGCGGCGAAATCCTTAAAAGAGCGCCAAAACAGCATGCTTCCATCAGCAATCAGGGGAGCCCTGCCGCTCTTAGCGAAACCGCGATCACGGCCATATTCGATAGACGGTGGTCCAGCCCTGAAAGCGACTTCGTCCTTGGTGCCGATGGCGTTGTGCTATCAGAGCCAGCGGCTAAAAAAGCCGCCATGACTTCTAACCATATCGGTAACACTTCTTCAGCGCAGAGAGCCAAGGAAGATAAATCGGTTGACGCCGATCTAGTTAGAAGCGCCACGGGCGCAATAAGCCACAATGGCATTATTGTTCCTGACAAACAGGACACGGAAAACGTGCGGCAATGCGGCCCATCTCCATTAAGTGCGTCTGAAACCAAGACGTTGGTCGTTGAGTCAGCACGTCGCCACAAGGTCGATGAAGTATTTGCGACGGCCATTGCCTGGGCTGAGAGCGGCTTTGATCGAATCCGAAACTCGGAGAAGGGCGCGCGCGGGCCGATGCAACTCATCCCTGCGACTGCGGCACAATTCGGTGTGCGCGACGTCTGCGATCCCGCGGAAAACATCGAAGGCGGGATGAAGTACCTGCGGGTGCTCCTCGACGAATTTCAAAATCCACTGCTGGTCGCGGCCGCCTACAACGCCGGGGAACGGCGGATTTATGAGTACGGCGGCATTCCGCCTTTCAGAGAGACCGTCGGCTACGTGGCGAAGGTTGTGAACTATCAGCTTGGCCTGCCGATGCCGGCAACCACGGGCAAGTCGCCGGCGGATGCTTCGGAAGCAATCGCCGATGCAGGCGATGATCGAGATGTTGGCGTCATCGCGGTCAAGAAAACCGGCAGGTTCGTCGGCGGCGTGATGCATTTTTGA
- a CDS encoding VirB4 family type IV secretion/conjugal transfer ATPase: MLKVVREELGFGKVANKERPMATHIPYLRHVSNTVVGLENGALLCVIKLDGLFFQTEDQAELNMRSVVQNTMIRALGSSRFSVWSTVIRREVDTEIEGTFDDPFCDLLNRRYMEQLRRKRMFTNEIYLTIVRSGMRGPLGLSDAAKRLLDRTAGGDARGQQTREDVTELEELIGNITRELQKYGARALGISNRDGEPYSEPCEFFNTILTCGVPRKMRLPRMGMRNYVGTSRLHFSKRTMQAQGAIEEDNRFGALLSVKEYPPFTGPGMLDGLLQVNHEFILTQSFTIADKPIAQERISRLQRQIQASDEAGSSVEHDIDFALNSLMNQEAVFGFHHLSLLCLSRDLEGVSRSVSELGSCLTDMNINWLREDVNLEAAFWAQLPGNHSYIARKAMLSSANFSGLSSMHNFATGQADRTHWGLPITILETTSQTPYWFNFHRRDIGHFTVDGPTGSGKTVAMTFLLAQAFRVSPAPKAVFFDKDRGAEIFIRAIGGSYEVLSPGTPTGFNPLQLENTGPNREFLLRLLKAMLRSGDRQDFSPEDEDTLERAIARLMQEPAAERNLPNLSDLLVGRSRADANDLHSRLRPWIDGEKAWMFNAPHDVLSFSGRSVFGFDMTSILLTEDLRTPALMYIYHRLDELLTGDPVMFFMDEGWQLLSDETFSNFIVDKMKTIRKLNGIVGFGTQSAADIAKAKASHTIIEQAATNIHFPNPRADDESYIKRFGLTVKEFNFIKNTPPEKRTFLIKHGNDSVIARLDLSTMPEVVKVLSGNKKTIEECAALREKYGDEPEHWLAEFCGWERANGE, encoded by the coding sequence ATGCTGAAAGTCGTTAGAGAAGAACTCGGATTTGGGAAGGTCGCTAACAAAGAGCGGCCTATGGCGACTCATATTCCTTATTTACGGCACGTCTCGAATACGGTCGTGGGGTTGGAGAATGGCGCCCTTCTTTGCGTGATCAAGCTGGATGGCCTGTTCTTCCAGACGGAGGATCAGGCTGAGCTCAATATGCGCTCGGTCGTCCAGAACACGATGATCCGGGCGCTCGGATCAAGCCGTTTTTCCGTCTGGTCGACGGTCATCCGGCGCGAGGTCGATACGGAGATTGAGGGAACCTTCGATGATCCGTTCTGCGATCTCCTGAACAGGCGCTACATGGAGCAGTTGCGCCGGAAGCGCATGTTCACAAACGAGATCTACCTGACCATCGTGCGATCGGGGATGCGCGGACCGCTCGGCTTGAGCGATGCGGCCAAGCGCCTTCTGGATCGGACTGCCGGCGGCGATGCGCGCGGGCAGCAAACGCGCGAGGATGTGACGGAGCTCGAGGAGCTGATCGGAAACATCACGCGCGAGCTTCAGAAATACGGTGCCCGGGCGCTCGGGATCAGCAATCGCGACGGCGAGCCCTATTCGGAACCTTGCGAGTTTTTCAATACGATCCTGACCTGCGGTGTGCCCCGGAAGATGAGGCTGCCCCGCATGGGCATGCGCAATTACGTCGGAACGTCGCGGTTGCATTTCAGCAAGCGGACCATGCAGGCGCAGGGTGCCATAGAAGAAGACAACCGGTTTGGCGCGCTGTTGTCCGTCAAGGAATATCCGCCATTCACCGGTCCAGGGATGCTGGACGGCCTGCTGCAGGTGAACCACGAATTCATCCTGACGCAATCATTCACGATCGCGGACAAGCCAATTGCCCAAGAGCGGATTAGTCGCCTGCAGCGGCAAATCCAGGCGTCTGATGAAGCCGGTAGTTCGGTCGAGCACGACATCGACTTTGCGCTCAATAGTCTCATGAACCAGGAAGCCGTGTTCGGGTTCCATCATCTGTCATTGTTGTGCCTGTCGCGAGATCTGGAAGGTGTAAGCCGCTCCGTTTCGGAGCTCGGATCGTGCCTCACCGACATGAACATCAACTGGCTGCGAGAGGACGTGAACCTTGAAGCGGCCTTTTGGGCGCAACTGCCGGGAAATCACAGCTACATCGCCCGCAAGGCCATGCTGTCGAGTGCAAATTTCTCGGGCCTATCGTCGATGCACAATTTCGCGACCGGGCAGGCCGACCGGACACATTGGGGCCTGCCGATCACGATCCTCGAGACAACATCGCAAACGCCCTATTGGTTCAATTTTCATCGTCGCGATATCGGTCATTTCACAGTCGACGGTCCCACTGGGTCGGGCAAGACCGTGGCGATGACTTTCCTTCTGGCGCAAGCCTTCCGGGTATCGCCGGCCCCCAAGGCCGTGTTCTTCGACAAGGATAGGGGCGCGGAGATTTTCATCCGTGCGATTGGCGGCTCCTACGAAGTGTTGTCGCCTGGCACGCCGACCGGCTTCAATCCGTTGCAGCTTGAGAACACCGGGCCGAACCGCGAGTTTCTGTTGCGCCTGCTCAAAGCCATGCTGCGGTCGGGCGATCGGCAGGACTTTTCACCAGAAGACGAAGACACGCTCGAACGAGCGATCGCCCGCCTGATGCAGGAGCCTGCGGCTGAACGCAATCTGCCAAATCTTTCGGACCTCCTCGTCGGCCGTTCTCGAGCCGACGCGAATGATCTTCATTCCCGACTGCGACCTTGGATCGACGGTGAAAAGGCGTGGATGTTCAACGCTCCGCACGATGTCTTGTCGTTCTCCGGAAGAAGCGTCTTCGGTTTCGACATGACGAGCATCCTCTTGACTGAGGATCTTCGCACGCCGGCGCTGATGTACATCTACCATCGCCTCGACGAACTGCTGACCGGCGATCCTGTCATGTTCTTCATGGACGAAGGCTGGCAGCTTCTCTCGGACGAGACGTTCAGCAACTTCATCGTCGACAAGATGAAAACCATCCGAAAGCTGAATGGCATCGTCGGCTTTGGTACGCAATCAGCGGCCGATATCGCCAAGGCCAAAGCGTCTCACACGATTATCGAGCAAGCAGCAACGAACATCCATTTCCCGAATCCGCGCGCGGATGACGAGAGCTACATCAAGCGATTTGGGCTGACGGTCAAAGAATTCAACTTCATCAAGAATACCCCGCCTGAAAAGCGCACGTTTCTCATCAAGCACGGCAATGACTCCGTCATTGCCCGTCTCGATCTGTCGACAATGCCGGAGGTCGTAAAGGTGCTCTCCGGCAACAAGAAGACGATCGAAGAGTGTGCAGCGCTGCGGGAAAAATATGGCGATGAGCCTGAACACTGGCTGGCTGAATTCTGCGGATGGGAGAGGGCCAATGGAGAATAA
- a CDS encoding thermonuclease family protein, whose product MKRHIFAAAVSTVIADPSIAADIIDEPPLPPRLEPQAAAPAPAFPVFRGRVAVMDGRTLWYPQYAQRVRLADIDACELPQWALNPKWGNRAKTKAPLPVPCGPLAKAWLKRTVSDKRIECTVLGYNRDGVPLARCAASGRDLALEMLRVGWARVASPNPVNGQYLTYQNYAMAARYGMWATYVLDMNEWRLKAVDKTLDRRPIADFNLLAERESEISPPFADARKKPKRTDR is encoded by the coding sequence ATGAAAAGGCATATATTCGCCGCCGCCGTATCCACCGTCATCGCGGATCCCTCGATCGCCGCGGACATCATCGACGAGCCGCCATTGCCGCCGCGACTCGAGCCGCAAGCCGCAGCGCCGGCTCCGGCCTTCCCCGTCTTTCGCGGCCGGGTGGCGGTCATGGATGGCCGGACGCTTTGGTATCCGCAATATGCACAACGGGTGCGCCTCGCCGACATCGATGCGTGCGAGCTGCCGCAATGGGCGCTTAATCCCAAGTGGGGCAACCGCGCGAAGACGAAAGCGCCGCTCCCGGTCCCATGTGGACCGCTCGCCAAAGCATGGCTGAAACGCACAGTCAGCGACAAGAGAATCGAATGTACGGTTCTCGGCTACAATCGTGACGGCGTGCCGCTCGCTCGCTGCGCCGCCTCCGGCCGCGACCTCGCCCTCGAGATGCTTCGTGTCGGTTGGGCGCGGGTCGCCTCTCCCAACCCTGTCAACGGCCAGTATCTCACCTATCAGAACTACGCGATGGCAGCACGCTACGGCATGTGGGCCACTTACGTCCTCGATATGAATGAGTGGCGACTGAAGGCCGTGGACAAGACCTTAGATCGCCGGCCGATCGCTGATTTCAATCTTCTTGCAGAACGGGAAAGCGAAATTTCGCCTCCCTTCGCCGACGCTCGCAAAAAACCGAAGAGGACAGATCGATAG
- a CDS encoding TrbC/VirB2 family protein: protein MRIDAVRGPGAGAVKLAALLGLVAVMQVAGADLVLAQGTGGGGGAFGPLQTAVQMIVDFITGPFGRLLAIIAVIGLGFLAFAGRLSWFTAGAVVIGIGLVFGAPNIVDEMISAVGN, encoded by the coding sequence ATGAGAATTGATGCGGTAAGGGGACCGGGGGCAGGGGCTGTCAAGCTGGCGGCGCTACTCGGGCTCGTGGCGGTTATGCAGGTGGCTGGCGCCGATCTGGTGCTTGCACAAGGCACTGGCGGTGGTGGTGGTGCATTCGGGCCGCTTCAAACCGCCGTACAGATGATTGTTGACTTCATCACCGGTCCGTTTGGTCGGTTGCTCGCGATCATTGCCGTCATCGGACTGGGCTTTCTGGCATTTGCGGGCCGTCTGTCTTGGTTCACAGCGGGCGCGGTTGTCATCGGCATCGGTTTGGTGTTCGGCGCTCCCAATATCGTCGATGAGATGATCTCGGCTGTCGGCAATTGA